One genomic segment of Papaver somniferum cultivar HN1 unplaced genomic scaffold, ASM357369v1 unplaced-scaffold_6, whole genome shotgun sequence includes these proteins:
- the LOC113343557 gene encoding cellular nucleic acid-binding protein-like isoform X2: MSSGGSRSPPPHRSRPVMRSRDRERASYRDAPYRRDHRSSFRPDSLCKNCKRPGHYARECPNIGVCNNCGLPGHIAAECNSKTMCWNCKEHGHLASECSNDPICHLCNKVGHLARECSASGAALHDQRLCNNCFEPGHFAADCNNDKACNNCRKPGHLARDCSNDPVCNVCSMSGHLARQCPKSNMPSERERVGGPFRDIICRTCNHPGHISRDCVSIGICSNCGGRGHHAFQCPSGRLVDRGFRRY; the protein is encoded by the exons ATGAGTTCTGGTGGTAGCAGGAGTCCTCCTCCTCACAGATCAAGGCCAGTTATGCGTTCCAGGGACAGGGAGCGAGCATCTTATCGTGATGCACCATACCGAAGGGATCATCGAAGTAGTTTCAG GCCTGATTCACTGTGCAAGAACTGCAAGCGGCCCGGTCATTATGCCAGAGAATGTCCAAATATTGGTGTATGCAACAATTGTGGACTTCCAGG GCATATTGCGGCAGAGTGCAACTCTAAAACTATGTGCTGGAACTGCAAGGAACATGGCCATCTTGCGAGCGAGTGCAGCAATGATCCCATCTGCCATTTGTGCAACAAGGTGGGGCACCTAGCACGGGAATGTTCAGCTTCAGGTGCAGCTCTTCACGATCAAAGGCTTTGCAACAACTGCTTCGAACCAGGTCACTTTGCTGCCGATTGCAACAACGATAAGGCATGCAACAACTGTCGCAAGCCTGGTCACCTTGCTCGTGATTGCTCCAACGACCCTGTTTGCAACGTGTGCAGCATGTCAGGCCACTTGGCTCGGCAGTGCCCCAAGTCAAATATGCCATCAGAGAGAGAAAGAGTTGGAGGCCCTTTCCGTGATATCATATGCCGTACCTGCAATCATCCAGGGCACATCAGTCGTGACTGTGTATCCATTGGGATCTGTAGTAACTGTGGTGGCCGGGGTCATCATGCCTTCCAATGCCCCTCAGGTCGTTTGGTTGATCGTGGTTTCCGCAGGTATTAG
- the LOC113343557 gene encoding cellular nucleic acid-binding protein-like isoform X1, protein MSSGGSRSPPPHRSRPVMRSRDRERASYRDAPYRRDHRSSFSRPDSLCKNCKRPGHYARECPNIGVCNNCGLPGHIAAECNSKTMCWNCKEHGHLASECSNDPICHLCNKVGHLARECSASGAALHDQRLCNNCFEPGHFAADCNNDKACNNCRKPGHLARDCSNDPVCNVCSMSGHLARQCPKSNMPSERERVGGPFRDIICRTCNHPGHISRDCVSIGICSNCGGRGHHAFQCPSGRLVDRGFRRY, encoded by the exons ATGAGTTCTGGTGGTAGCAGGAGTCCTCCTCCTCACAGATCAAGGCCAGTTATGCGTTCCAGGGACAGGGAGCGAGCATCTTATCGTGATGCACCATACCGAAGGGATCATCGAAGTAGTTTCAG CAGGCCTGATTCACTGTGCAAGAACTGCAAGCGGCCCGGTCATTATGCCAGAGAATGTCCAAATATTGGTGTATGCAACAATTGTGGACTTCCAGG GCATATTGCGGCAGAGTGCAACTCTAAAACTATGTGCTGGAACTGCAAGGAACATGGCCATCTTGCGAGCGAGTGCAGCAATGATCCCATCTGCCATTTGTGCAACAAGGTGGGGCACCTAGCACGGGAATGTTCAGCTTCAGGTGCAGCTCTTCACGATCAAAGGCTTTGCAACAACTGCTTCGAACCAGGTCACTTTGCTGCCGATTGCAACAACGATAAGGCATGCAACAACTGTCGCAAGCCTGGTCACCTTGCTCGTGATTGCTCCAACGACCCTGTTTGCAACGTGTGCAGCATGTCAGGCCACTTGGCTCGGCAGTGCCCCAAGTCAAATATGCCATCAGAGAGAGAAAGAGTTGGAGGCCCTTTCCGTGATATCATATGCCGTACCTGCAATCATCCAGGGCACATCAGTCGTGACTGTGTATCCATTGGGATCTGTAGTAACTGTGGTGGCCGGGGTCATCATGCCTTCCAATGCCCCTCAGGTCGTTTGGTTGATCGTGGTTTCCGCAGGTATTAG